A window from Tenacibaculum singaporense encodes these proteins:
- the lysM gene encoding peptidoglycan-binding protein LysM produces MGIFSFIKNAGAKVFGIGKTTEEEATEKAAKLVDAVNKLELSVENLAVNVDDDKATVTGEAADLATKEKVVLVVGNTEGIASVEDNMTVKEVEVIEEAAMAQFHTVVSGDSLSKIAKEFYGDAMKYPVIFEANKPMLTHPDKIYPGQVLRIPPLVD; encoded by the coding sequence ATGGGAATTTTTTCATTTATTAAAAATGCCGGAGCAAAAGTTTTTGGTATCGGGAAAACAACTGAAGAAGAAGCAACAGAGAAAGCTGCAAAATTAGTAGACGCAGTAAATAAACTAGAACTTTCTGTTGAAAACTTAGCTGTTAATGTAGATGATGATAAAGCTACAGTAACAGGGGAAGCAGCAGATTTAGCTACTAAAGAAAAAGTAGTTTTAGTAGTAGGTAATACAGAAGGAATTGCTTCTGTAGAAGATAATATGACCGTTAAAGAGGTTGAAGTTATTGAAGAAGCTGCAATGGCTCAATTCCATACAGTAGTTAGTGGAGATTCATTAAGTAAAATTGCAAAAGAGTTTTATGGAGATGCTATGAAGTACCCAGTAATTTTCGAAGCAAACAAACCAATGTTAACACATCCTGATAAAATTTATCCAGGACAAGTATTAAGAATACCACCTTTAGTGGACTAA
- the gmk gene encoding guanylate kinase has translation MSKEFKGKLFVFSAPSGSGKTTIVRHLLAQERFNLEFSISATSRAPRGEEVDGKDYYFISAKEFKQKIKNDEFLEWEEVYRDNFYGTLKTEVERIWAQGKHVIFDIDVVGGLRIKKKFPEETLAVFVKPPSVDELKIRLKKRSTESEDKINMRIAKASVELATAPQFDKIIKNYDLPVALQEAEDLVDDFLGIEKEVKNG, from the coding sequence ATGTCGAAAGAGTTTAAAGGGAAATTATTTGTGTTTTCAGCACCATCAGGTTCAGGTAAAACCACCATTGTACGTCATTTATTGGCGCAAGAACGTTTTAATTTGGAGTTTTCAATCTCTGCTACTTCAAGAGCTCCAAGAGGAGAAGAAGTTGATGGAAAAGATTATTATTTTATATCAGCAAAAGAATTCAAGCAAAAAATAAAAAACGATGAGTTTTTAGAGTGGGAAGAAGTGTATCGTGATAACTTTTATGGAACGTTAAAAACAGAAGTTGAACGAATTTGGGCACAAGGAAAGCATGTAATTTTTGATATTGATGTAGTTGGAGGCTTACGTATAAAAAAGAAATTTCCAGAAGAAACCTTAGCTGTGTTTGTAAAACCCCCAAGTGTTGATGAATTGAAAATTCGTTTAAAGAAAAGAAGTACTGAAAGCGAAGATAAAATCAATATGCGCATCGCGAAAGCATCAGTAGAATTAGCAACAGCACCACAGTTTGATAAAATCATTAAAAACTACGATTTACCTGTAGCATTACAAGAAGCGGAAGATTTAGTGGATGATTTTTTAGGAATAGAAAAGGAAGTGAAAAACGGATAA
- a CDS encoding S41 family peptidase translates to MNKNNLPIYLSIAVVFGILIGTFFSNGNSSSLIGKSSSSERKIKRLIDYIQSDYVDDVNTDELLDGAIAEMLGKLDPHSVYIPKENLQLVTENMQGNFVGIGVQFRMIGDTITVIEPIKGGPSIEAGIKAGDRILLADKDTLYGKKLQTSQIMKALKGKPNTKVDLQIYRKTNDSVFDITINRGKVNIKSVDVAYMLNDSVGYIKLDRFARNTYIEFKSSLNKLLTKGMTDLVLDLRGNGGGFIDIANDIVDEFLEKDKLIVFTKNNKGDIVESFATDKGDFEHGGLYVLIDENSASASEIVAGALQDNDKGIIIGRRSFGKGLVQQEMDLGDGSAVRLTTARYYTPTGRSIQKPYKKDADSEEYSHDFEHRLENGELFTKDSIKTVDSLKYTTPKGKIVYGGGGIIPDYFVAVDTSAYVPTIFFRPLNNFAFSYVDDNRKKLASLTVEDFINNFDKSNEISDKFLAELKDFRLSERTKNQLRSNLKVLIARELFSDEGLYKVDQRDDKMLQKVFELEAK, encoded by the coding sequence ATGAACAAGAATAATTTACCTATATATTTATCAATTGCAGTGGTTTTCGGTATTCTTATTGGAACCTTTTTTAGCAACGGAAACTCAAGTAGTCTTATTGGAAAAAGCTCATCAAGTGAACGAAAAATAAAACGTTTGATTGATTACATTCAAAGTGATTATGTTGATGATGTTAACACTGATGAATTGTTAGACGGAGCCATTGCAGAGATGTTAGGTAAATTAGACCCTCACTCAGTATATATACCTAAGGAAAACCTACAATTAGTTACCGAAAACATGCAAGGTAATTTTGTAGGAATCGGTGTTCAATTTCGTATGATTGGTGATACTATTACCGTTATAGAACCTATTAAAGGTGGACCAAGTATTGAAGCAGGAATTAAAGCAGGTGATAGAATTTTACTTGCAGACAAGGATACACTCTATGGGAAAAAACTGCAAACATCCCAAATAATGAAAGCTTTAAAAGGAAAGCCAAACACTAAAGTTGATTTGCAAATTTATAGAAAAACTAATGATAGTGTTTTTGATATCACTATTAATCGCGGTAAAGTAAATATTAAAAGTGTTGATGTTGCTTATATGTTAAACGATAGTGTTGGTTATATAAAACTAGATCGTTTTGCTCGTAACACCTATATTGAATTTAAATCTTCTTTAAACAAATTACTCACCAAAGGAATGACTGATTTGGTCTTAGATCTTCGTGGAAATGGTGGTGGTTTTATTGATATTGCTAATGATATTGTAGATGAATTTTTAGAAAAAGACAAGCTTATTGTATTTACAAAAAACAACAAAGGAGATATTGTAGAGTCTTTTGCTACTGATAAAGGTGATTTTGAACACGGTGGCTTGTATGTATTGATAGATGAAAATTCTGCTTCTGCTTCTGAAATTGTAGCTGGTGCCTTGCAAGATAACGATAAAGGAATCATCATTGGACGTCGTTCCTTTGGTAAAGGATTGGTACAACAGGAAATGGATTTAGGAGATGGTTCTGCGGTTCGATTGACTACGGCTAGGTATTATACTCCAACAGGACGTTCTATTCAAAAGCCTTATAAAAAAGACGCAGATTCAGAAGAATATAGCCACGATTTTGAACATCGACTAGAAAATGGAGAGTTATTTACCAAAGATAGTATTAAAACTGTTGATAGCTTAAAATACACTACTCCTAAAGGAAAAATAGTATATGGTGGTGGTGGAATTATTCCTGATTATTTTGTAGCAGTGGATACCTCAGCTTATGTTCCTACGATTTTCTTCCGTCCTTTAAATAATTTCGCTTTTTCATATGTAGATGATAATCGTAAAAAACTCGCTTCATTAACCGTTGAAGATTTTATTAACAACTTTGATAAAAGCAATGAAATTTCTGATAAATTCTTAGCAGAGTTAAAAGACTTTAGACTTTCTGAAAGAACAAAAAATCAACTTCGCAGTAACTTAAAAGTATTGATAGCTCGTGAACTTTTTAGTGACGAGGGTTTATATAAAGTAGACCAGCGAGATGATAAAATGTTGCAAAAAGTATTTGAGTTAGAAGCAAAATAG
- a CDS encoding HupE/UreJ family protein has translation MNDFIFYFKMGLFHVLDFKAYDHILFLIVLAVVYQFKQWTKVLWLITLFTIGHSITLALSAYGILNVRADLIEFLIPLTIFITGLMNVLTAKKASVGKENQNLFFALFFGLIHGLGFSNYFKIMIGKTSDKFLPLIEFALGVEVAQIIIVLGILLIGALVQSIFSVNRRDWILITSSIVIGFALQMMFDRVFW, from the coding sequence ATGAACGATTTTATCTTCTACTTTAAAATGGGCTTGTTTCATGTACTAGATTTTAAAGCCTATGACCATATTTTATTCTTAATTGTATTAGCTGTTGTATATCAATTTAAACAGTGGACAAAAGTTTTGTGGTTAATCACGTTGTTTACTATTGGGCATTCAATAACCCTAGCACTTTCAGCGTACGGGATATTAAATGTACGAGCAGATTTAATTGAATTCTTAATTCCGTTAACTATTTTTATTACGGGATTAATGAATGTATTAACCGCAAAAAAAGCATCGGTAGGAAAAGAAAATCAAAATTTATTTTTTGCTTTGTTTTTCGGATTAATTCATGGACTTGGTTTTTCTAACTATTTTAAAATTATGATTGGAAAAACTTCTGATAAATTTTTACCCCTAATAGAATTTGCCTTAGGTGTAGAAGTAGCTCAAATTATTATTGTACTCGGTATTTTATTAATTGGAGCCTTAGTGCAATCAATCTTTAGTGTAAATCGTCGTGATTGGATTTTAATTACCTCTTCTATCGTAATTGGTTTTGCTTTACAAATGATGTTTGATCGTGTTTTTTGGTAA
- a CDS encoding YicC/YloC family endoribonuclease — translation MIQSMTGYGKSVLHLPSKKVTIEIKSLNSKNLDLNTRIPSYYREKELNVRKKLASNLVRGKVDFSIYVEMTADETSTTVNTGVVREYMQQLRNVTQVGTSDDVELMKMAVRMPDALKTEREELDEEEWKQIDTHIDEALKEIIQYRTDEAKSLEEDFKTRILNIQSALEEVKKLDGDRIEHVKERLQKALTDLKVEVDENRFEQELIYYLEKLDINEEKVRLANHLEYFLQQLATEDSNGKKLGFIVQEIGREINTTGSKANFAPMQKLVIQMKDELEKIKEQILNVL, via the coding sequence ATGATACAGTCAATGACGGGTTACGGTAAATCCGTACTACATTTACCCTCTAAAAAAGTAACAATCGAAATTAAATCTTTAAACAGTAAAAATTTAGATTTAAATACTAGAATTCCTTCATACTACAGAGAAAAGGAGTTAAATGTTCGAAAAAAATTAGCAAGTAATTTAGTGCGTGGTAAAGTAGATTTTTCTATTTATGTAGAAATGACTGCAGATGAAACTTCAACTACTGTAAATACAGGTGTAGTACGAGAGTACATGCAGCAATTAAGAAACGTAACTCAAGTAGGAACTTCTGATGATGTTGAGTTAATGAAAATGGCTGTTAGAATGCCAGATGCTTTAAAAACTGAGCGTGAAGAGTTAGATGAAGAAGAGTGGAAGCAAATAGATACTCATATTGATGAAGCATTAAAAGAAATTATTCAATATAGAACTGACGAAGCAAAATCATTAGAAGAAGATTTTAAAACAAGAATACTAAATATTCAATCTGCTTTAGAAGAAGTTAAAAAGTTAGATGGTGATAGAATAGAGCATGTTAAAGAACGCTTACAAAAAGCATTAACAGATTTAAAAGTTGAGGTTGATGAAAATCGTTTTGAACAAGAGTTAATTTACTATTTAGAGAAGTTAGATATTAACGAAGAAAAAGTACGTTTAGCTAATCACTTAGAATATTTCTTACAGCAATTAGCAACCGAAGATTCTAATGGAAAAAAATTAGGGTTTATCGTACAAGAAATAGGAAGAGAAATCAATACTACAGGGTCTAAAGCTAATTTTGCACCAATGCAAAAATTAGTCATCCAAATGAAAGACGAGTTAGAAAAAATAAAAGAGCAAATTTTAAACGTTTTATAA
- a CDS encoding GH3 auxin-responsive promoter family protein, translated as MSIKSILAIPFAKIVRKQVYKWAKNPHKTQEKVFQYLVTEGCKTAFGKDHDFVSINNYEDFKKRVPINDYEGLRSYVDRVVAGEENVLWKGKPLYFAKTSGTTSGAKYIPISKESMPTHIKAARNALLFYITETNDASFVDGKMIFLQGSPVLEDKSGVKLGRLSGIAAHYVPNYLLKNRLPSWETNCIEDWDTKVDKVVEETLPENMTVISGIPSWVQMYFERLIEKTGKTVSEIFPNFNFFVYGGVNFEPYKNKFETLIGKKIDYVELYPASEGFIAYQDSQTEKGMLLQLNSGMFYEFIPANEFFDENPTRISLKDVQLGVNYVIILNTSAGLWGYNIGDTVEFTSLKPYRIKVTGRIKHFISAFGEHVIGKEVEKALNDAIKGTDVNVSEFTVAPQVNPESGLPYHEWFIEFENEPENIDELASKIDASMQEQNVYYFDLIEGKILRPLIIRKVKKGGFHEYMKSIGKFGGQNKIPQLSDNRKIADVLQNFLIE; from the coding sequence ATGAGTATAAAATCAATATTAGCAATTCCATTTGCGAAAATTGTCCGTAAACAAGTATATAAATGGGCAAAAAACCCACATAAAACACAAGAAAAAGTTTTTCAATATTTGGTTACAGAAGGATGTAAAACAGCATTTGGAAAAGACCATGATTTTGTATCAATTAACAATTACGAAGACTTTAAAAAAAGAGTTCCAATTAACGACTATGAAGGTTTACGTAGTTATGTAGATAGAGTTGTAGCAGGAGAAGAGAATGTTTTATGGAAAGGAAAGCCCTTGTATTTTGCCAAAACATCAGGAACAACCTCAGGAGCAAAATATATTCCTATCAGTAAAGAATCCATGCCCACACATATAAAAGCAGCTCGAAATGCTTTGTTGTTTTATATTACAGAAACAAACGATGCTAGCTTTGTTGATGGGAAGATGATTTTTTTACAGGGAAGTCCAGTTTTAGAAGATAAAAGCGGCGTGAAATTAGGGCGGTTAAGTGGAATAGCAGCGCATTATGTTCCAAATTATCTCTTAAAAAATCGTTTACCAAGTTGGGAAACCAACTGTATTGAAGATTGGGATACCAAAGTAGATAAAGTAGTTGAAGAAACCTTGCCAGAGAATATGACGGTGATAAGCGGAATTCCGTCATGGGTACAAATGTATTTTGAACGACTGATTGAGAAAACTGGAAAGACAGTTTCTGAAATTTTTCCAAACTTTAATTTCTTTGTGTATGGAGGTGTAAATTTTGAACCCTACAAGAACAAATTTGAAACGTTAATAGGAAAAAAAATAGACTATGTAGAGTTGTATCCTGCTTCAGAAGGGTTTATTGCATATCAAGATTCACAAACCGAAAAAGGAATGTTGTTGCAGTTAAACTCAGGAATGTTTTATGAATTTATTCCAGCAAATGAATTTTTTGATGAGAATCCAACAAGAATATCATTAAAAGACGTTCAATTAGGGGTGAATTATGTTATTATTTTAAACACCTCGGCGGGTTTATGGGGTTATAATATTGGAGATACTGTAGAATTTACTTCTTTAAAGCCCTACAGAATAAAAGTAACAGGACGTATAAAACACTTTATTTCTGCTTTTGGTGAGCATGTAATAGGGAAAGAGGTTGAAAAAGCATTGAATGATGCTATAAAAGGAACTGATGTGAACGTAAGCGAGTTTACAGTAGCACCGCAAGTAAATCCTGAAAGTGGATTACCCTATCACGAGTGGTTTATTGAGTTTGAAAACGAACCTGAAAACATAGATGAACTAGCATCTAAAATTGATGCTTCTATGCAAGAGCAGAATGTATATTATTTCGATTTAATTGAAGGTAAAATTTTACGTCCTCTTATCATTAGAAAAGTGAAAAAAGGAGGTTTCCATGAATATATGAAATCCATAGGAAAATTTGGAGGTCAGAATAAGATTCCACAATTATCAGACAACCGAAAAATTGCGGATGTATTGCAGAATTTTTTAATTGAATAA
- a CDS encoding deoxycytidylate deaminase, with translation MLKKKQLKYDIAYLKMANEWGQLSHCIRKKVGALIVKDRMIISDGYNGTPSGFENYCEDEEGYTKWYVLHAEANAILKVASSTQSCKGATLYITLSPCQQCSKLIHQAGIKRVVYAQAYKDRSGLDFLEKAGVELTYLPYEQE, from the coding sequence ATTTTGAAGAAAAAACAATTAAAATATGACATTGCCTATTTAAAAATGGCAAATGAATGGGGACAACTTTCACACTGTATTCGTAAAAAAGTAGGTGCCTTAATTGTTAAAGATCGAATGATTATTTCTGATGGCTATAATGGTACTCCTTCTGGTTTTGAAAACTATTGTGAAGACGAAGAAGGATACACCAAATGGTATGTATTACACGCCGAAGCCAATGCTATTTTAAAAGTAGCTTCTTCTACACAATCATGTAAAGGTGCTACTTTATATATTACACTTTCTCCTTGCCAACAATGTAGTAAATTAATACATCAAGCAGGAATAAAACGTGTAGTATACGCACAGGCATACAAAGACCGATCAGGATTAGATTTTTTAGAGAAAGCGGGTGTTGAACTGACTTATTTACCTTATGAACAAGAATAA
- a CDS encoding M23 family metallopeptidase: protein MAKNKKKRKLKQKLTDKYRLVIINEDTFQERFSLKLSRLNVFVFGGVFSILLIVLTTLLIAFTGIREYIPGYSSTALKKKATRLTYEADSLKTRLSVLEDYTKALKPVLTGQIEPEKIDSITNEMKTIAFDESKLQASKEDSLFREKIESKDLFPLYNGGENRVKNVFFSPLTGGISQPFNVNDKHYAIDIVAKTGTPVKAVADGTVILAEWTAETGYVLTIQHSNEFISVYKHNGTLLKQQGDVVKSGEAIASVGSTGELTTGPHLHFELWNNGFPVNPTNYIDFQ, encoded by the coding sequence GTGGCAAAAAATAAAAAAAAGCGAAAGCTAAAACAAAAACTTACGGATAAGTATCGCTTAGTAATTATAAATGAAGATACGTTTCAAGAACGGTTTTCTTTAAAGCTATCACGATTAAATGTTTTTGTATTTGGAGGAGTGTTTTCTATACTTCTCATTGTACTTACTACTTTGTTAATTGCTTTCACAGGTATACGAGAATATATACCAGGATACTCTTCAACAGCTTTAAAAAAGAAAGCTACTCGCTTAACGTATGAAGCAGATTCGTTAAAAACTAGGTTATCGGTTCTTGAAGATTATACAAAAGCTTTAAAACCTGTTTTAACAGGACAAATTGAGCCAGAAAAGATAGATTCAATAACAAATGAAATGAAAACAATAGCTTTTGATGAAAGTAAACTACAAGCATCAAAGGAAGATTCATTGTTTAGAGAAAAAATAGAAAGTAAAGACCTGTTTCCTTTGTATAATGGAGGAGAAAATAGAGTTAAAAATGTATTCTTTTCGCCATTAACAGGAGGTATTTCGCAACCGTTTAATGTTAATGACAAACATTATGCGATTGATATTGTAGCTAAAACAGGCACACCAGTAAAGGCAGTAGCAGATGGTACGGTTATTTTAGCAGAATGGACAGCAGAAACAGGATATGTATTAACAATACAACATTCCAATGAATTTATATCAGTATATAAACATAATGGAACCTTGTTAAAACAGCAAGGAGATGTAGTGAAATCGGGAGAAGCAATAGCGAGTGTAGGTTCTACAGGAGAACTAACCACAGGTCCTCATTTACACTTTGAGTTGTGGAATAACGGGTTTCCAGTAAATCCAACAAACTATATAGATTTTCAGTAA
- the thiL gene encoding thiamine-phosphate kinase has protein sequence MLEDKNQERTSLAELGEFGLINHLTKHFKMYHSSTVKGVGDDAAVINASGKETVITTDLLVEGIHFDLSYMPLKHLGYKAVMVNLSDVYAMNANAEQITVSIAVSNRFPLEAIEELYAGIQLACDTYKVDLVGGDTTSSTKGILISVTAIGTANKEDIVYRDGAKPTDLIVVSGDLGGAYLGLQVLEREKQVFQVNPQNQPDLDKYTYIIERQLKPEARKDIPKLLEELEVKPTSMIDISDGLSSEIMHICTQSKTGCKIYEDKLPLDPQVISTSEEFNMDSTMIALSGGEDYELLFTVSIDDYDKIKGNPNLTVVGHITEKNEGMNLVTRANQEIELKAQGWNSFNKD, from the coding sequence ATGTTAGAAGATAAAAATCAAGAAAGAACTTCGTTAGCTGAACTTGGAGAATTTGGATTAATAAACCATTTAACAAAGCATTTTAAAATGTATCATTCTTCAACAGTGAAAGGAGTAGGAGATGATGCTGCTGTAATTAATGCGTCAGGTAAAGAAACTGTAATTACAACTGATTTGTTAGTAGAGGGGATACACTTTGATTTGAGTTATATGCCTTTGAAGCATTTAGGATATAAAGCGGTAATGGTTAACTTATCGGATGTGTATGCGATGAATGCTAATGCGGAACAAATTACAGTATCTATTGCTGTATCTAATCGTTTTCCGTTAGAAGCTATTGAGGAATTGTATGCAGGAATACAACTAGCATGCGATACGTATAAAGTAGATTTAGTAGGAGGAGATACTACTTCTTCAACAAAAGGAATATTAATTTCTGTTACAGCCATTGGTACTGCTAATAAAGAGGATATTGTATACAGAGATGGGGCTAAACCTACCGATTTAATAGTAGTTTCGGGTGATTTAGGAGGAGCATATTTAGGGTTACAAGTATTAGAACGTGAAAAGCAAGTGTTTCAAGTGAATCCTCAAAATCAACCAGATTTAGATAAGTATACTTATATAATTGAACGTCAATTAAAACCTGAGGCACGTAAGGATATTCCTAAGTTATTAGAAGAGTTAGAGGTGAAACCAACTTCAATGATAGATATTTCTGATGGATTATCTTCTGAAATTATGCATATCTGTACGCAAAGTAAAACAGGATGTAAAATATATGAAGATAAATTACCATTAGATCCGCAGGTAATTTCTACTTCTGAAGAGTTTAATATGGATAGTACCATGATAGCTTTAAGTGGTGGAGAAGATTATGAATTGTTGTTTACGGTTTCTATAGATGACTATGACAAAATAAAAGGAAATCCTAATTTAACGGTTGTAGGTCATATTACTGAGAAGAATGAAGGAATGAATTTGGTAACACGTGCTAATCAAGAAATTGAATTAAAAGCACAAGGTTGGAATTCTTTTAATAAAGACTAG
- a CDS encoding MOSC domain-containing protein — MKIVATNIGERKEIDWKGKTVTTGIFKFPVETPIFLDVEKVKDDAICNREHHGGIDQAVYAYSENHYAYWKELHPNLDWKYGMFGENLTVSDLDESQLHVGDTFKVGEVIIEVTKPRQPCMKLGVRFNDMKIVKQFWQQNIPGVYFKILQTGFVKTGDKFEQIKSCPQNPTIAKVYSEKRTKKGM, encoded by the coding sequence ATGAAAATTGTAGCCACTAACATAGGAGAAAGGAAAGAAATCGATTGGAAAGGAAAAACTGTTACCACAGGAATTTTTAAATTCCCTGTTGAAACTCCTATTTTTTTAGATGTTGAAAAAGTAAAAGATGATGCTATTTGTAATAGAGAGCATCATGGAGGAATAGATCAAGCGGTATATGCCTATTCAGAGAATCATTATGCGTATTGGAAAGAATTGCACCCTAATTTGGATTGGAAGTATGGAATGTTTGGAGAAAACTTAACTGTTTCGGATTTAGATGAAAGTCAACTGCACGTAGGAGATACCTTTAAAGTGGGAGAAGTTATTATTGAAGTAACTAAACCACGTCAACCTTGTATGAAGCTAGGAGTGCGTTTTAATGATATGAAAATAGTAAAACAGTTTTGGCAACAAAACATACCAGGAGTTTACTTTAAAATATTGCAAACAGGTTTTGTGAAAACTGGTGATAAGTTTGAGCAAATAAAAAGCTGCCCTCAAAACCCAACCATTGCCAAGGTGTATTCTGAAAAAAGAACCAAAAAAGGGATGTAA
- a CDS encoding DMT family transporter has translation MNQRALALTAASIATLIYGITFTVAKEVMEGYIQPFGFILLRVGGATMVFWLLGLFVKAPSIEKADYKKVAMAAFFGIAFNMLTFFKGLSYTTPINASVMMVTTPILVLIFASILLKEKLILRKIAGVIVGMVGAIILIAYGNPLKGDATNMVLGNFLVFINAASYGMYLVVVKKLITKYNPIVFVKWLYLFGLIMVLPFGFFELLEVQWQTMPVSIFLKAGFVVLFTTCITYLFNLFALSKLKPTTVSVFMYLQPVVAAIYALIVGSDHLDIIKIGAALLIFLGVFLVTKRPTETPNK, from the coding sequence ATGAACCAAAGAGCGTTAGCACTTACTGCAGCATCTATCGCAACACTTATTTACGGAATTACATTTACTGTAGCGAAAGAAGTAATGGAAGGGTATATTCAACCTTTTGGTTTTATATTACTTCGTGTTGGTGGAGCTACCATGGTTTTTTGGCTATTAGGACTTTTTGTAAAAGCACCATCTATTGAGAAAGCAGACTATAAAAAAGTAGCAATGGCAGCTTTTTTTGGAATAGCTTTCAATATGCTTACGTTTTTTAAAGGGTTAAGTTATACTACGCCGATCAATGCATCAGTTATGATGGTGACTACTCCTATTTTAGTATTAATTTTTGCTAGTATTCTTTTAAAAGAGAAATTAATTTTAAGAAAAATAGCAGGAGTTATTGTTGGTATGGTAGGAGCCATAATTTTAATAGCTTATGGTAATCCACTTAAAGGAGATGCAACTAATATGGTGTTAGGGAACTTTTTAGTATTTATTAATGCAGCATCGTATGGTATGTATTTGGTAGTCGTAAAAAAATTAATAACAAAATATAATCCTATTGTTTTTGTTAAGTGGCTATACCTTTTTGGATTGATAATGGTACTACCTTTTGGTTTTTTTGAATTGTTAGAAGTGCAGTGGCAAACAATGCCTGTTTCAATTTTCTTAAAAGCGGGTTTTGTAGTATTATTCACTACTTGTATTACTTACTTGTTTAACTTATTTGCATTATCAAAATTAAAACCAACTACAGTAAGTGTTTTTATGTATTTACAACCTGTAGTAGCGGCTATTTATGCATTGATTGTAGGAAGTGATCATTTAGATATAATTAAAATAGGTGCTGCATTATTAATCTTTTTAGGAGTATTTTTAGTAACCAAACGTCCAACAGAAACTCCCAATAAATAA
- the nadD gene encoding nicotinate (nicotinamide) nucleotide adenylyltransferase, which produces MKNIGLYFGTFNPIHIGHLIIANHLVENSDLDEIWMVVTPHNPFKKKSSLLDNHHRLEMVYLATEEYEKIQPSDIEFKLPQPNYTINTLVHISEKFPNYKFSLIMGEDNLKSLHKWKNYEVILEDYDVYVYPRVSNGVVENQFKDHKKIHRVEAPIVQISSTMVRNAINEGKNCKPLLSDKVWKYIDEMNFYKK; this is translated from the coding sequence ATGAAAAACATAGGATTATACTTCGGAACTTTTAATCCAATTCATATAGGGCATTTAATCATAGCCAATCATCTAGTTGAAAACTCAGATTTAGACGAAATTTGGATGGTGGTAACACCTCATAACCCTTTTAAAAAGAAAAGTTCGCTGTTAGACAATCATCATCGTTTAGAAATGGTGTATTTAGCAACTGAGGAATATGAGAAAATTCAGCCTTCAGATATTGAGTTTAAACTACCGCAACCAAATTATACCATAAATACGCTGGTACATATTTCGGAAAAATTCCCTAATTATAAATTTAGCCTAATTATGGGAGAAGACAATCTGAAAAGTTTACATAAATGGAAAAACTATGAGGTTATTTTAGAAGACTATGATGTTTATGTTTATCCCAGAGTATCAAACGGCGTGGTTGAAAATCAATTTAAAGATCATAAGAAAATTCATAGAGTAGAAGCCCCTATTGTACAAATATCTTCAACCATGGTTCGCAATGCTATAAATGAAGGAAAAAACTGCAAACCTTTGTTGTCTGATAAGGTGTGGAAGTATATAGATGAGATGAATTTTTATAAAAAATAG
- a CDS encoding Lrp/AsnC ligand binding domain-containing protein, producing MVRKLKIDGIDKIIIKRLVKDARTPILSIAREVGISGAAIHQRLRKLDESDLIDGYKMILNPKALGYTTTAFVGVFLDSSSLYSSAIKRLKEIPEIVESHYTTGNYAIFIKILCKNNEDLMHLLNKDIQTIKGVSRTETFISLDQQIDRQIKI from the coding sequence ATGGTTAGAAAATTAAAAATTGACGGAATTGATAAAATCATTATCAAACGCCTTGTTAAGGATGCACGTACGCCTATTTTAAGTATCGCCCGAGAAGTAGGTATATCTGGCGCTGCCATTCATCAACGATTAAGAAAGTTAGACGAATCGGATTTAATTGATGGTTACAAAATGATATTAAATCCAAAAGCTTTAGGGTATACTACTACCGCTTTTGTTGGTGTATTTTTAGATTCTTCTAGCTTATACTCTTCGGCAATTAAACGTTTAAAAGAAATTCCCGAGATCGTAGAAAGTCATTACACTACAGGTAACTATGCTATTTTCATTAAAATACTGTGTAAAAACAACGAAGACTTAATGCATTTGTTAAATAAGGATATTCAAACCATAAAAGGGGTTTCAAGAACCGAAACTTTTATATCTTTAGACCAACAAATAGATCGACAAATTAAAATTTAA